Within Streptomyces roseirectus, the genomic segment CGCGGGCTCACTTTCCGCGCGGTCGACAAGGAGGCCGCCGTACCCCCTGGCACGACCTCCAACTACTTCCTCAACCGCGACGACCTCCTCACCCAGTCCGGCGCCCGCGTCTACGAACGCCTCCAGCCGGACGAGGCGACGATCGCGCGCCAACGCGAGGCGTCCCGCGACCGCGAGACGTACGCCGCCCTCATGCGTGAACTCGTCACCCGGGTCTCCTCGTTCCGCACGGGCTACCTCGCCCTCCTGGAACTCCGCCTCGAATCAACCCGCCGCCCGGCTCTCCGCGCCCTCTTGACGGACCGCGTCCGCGCGGACGTCG encodes:
- a CDS encoding TetR/AcrR family transcriptional regulator; translation: MARRNDERRVALTDAALEVLARDGARGLTFRAVDKEAAVPPGTTSNYFLNRDDLLTQSGARVYERLQPDEATIARQREASRDRETYAALMRELVTRVSSFRTGYLALLELRLESTRRPALRALLTDRVRADVEANIAYHEASGLPGDAMAVKLLILTLNWLIVEQLTLPDVFSEEEREELVTAAVERIVREE